From a single Leclercia sp. AS011 genomic region:
- a CDS encoding phage portal protein, which yields MKLPALVGPDGKTSLREYAGYHGGDGGFGGQLRSWNPPIESADAALLPHLSRGNARADDLVRNNGYAANAVQLHQDHIVGSFFRLSYCPSWRYLGIKEEECRAFAREVEAAWYEYAEDDFCGIDAERKRTFTMMIREGVATHAFNGELFVQPTWDSDSTRLFRTQFKMVSPKRVSNPNNMGDTRNCRAGVSINDAGAALGYYVSEDGYPGWMAQKWTYIPRELHGGRPSFIHVFEPLEDGQTRGANVFYSVMEQMKMLDTLQNTQLQSAIVKAMYAATIESELDTQTAMDFILGSDSKDQQSKMTGWLGEMASYYTAAPVRLGGAKVPHLMPGDSLNLQSAQDTDNGYSTFEQSLLRYIAAGLGVSYEQLSRNYSQMSYSTARASANESWAFFMGRRKFVAARQACQMFVCWLEEAIARRVVTLPSKARFSFQEARTSWGNANWIGSGRMAIDGLKEVQEAVMLIEAGLSTYEKECAKRGDDYQEIFSQQVRETMERRSAGLKPPAWAAAAFESGLKKSNEEDKDDARTA from the coding sequence ATGAAATTACCAGCTTTAGTGGGCCCAGACGGTAAAACATCCCTGCGCGAATATGCCGGGTATCACGGCGGTGACGGCGGATTTGGCGGCCAGTTGCGCTCCTGGAATCCGCCCATCGAAAGTGCTGATGCGGCGCTCCTGCCTCATTTATCACGTGGAAACGCCCGTGCTGACGATCTTGTACGAAATAACGGCTACGCAGCAAACGCCGTACAACTTCACCAGGATCACATCGTTGGGTCATTTTTCAGACTGAGTTACTGCCCGAGCTGGCGTTATCTCGGTATTAAAGAAGAGGAGTGCCGCGCGTTTGCCAGGGAGGTGGAAGCCGCCTGGTATGAGTATGCTGAAGATGACTTTTGCGGGATTGATGCCGAGCGCAAGCGAACGTTTACGATGATGATCCGTGAGGGGGTCGCGACGCACGCATTCAACGGTGAGTTGTTCGTGCAGCCCACCTGGGACAGTGATTCAACGCGGCTTTTCCGCACGCAATTCAAGATGGTCAGTCCGAAGCGCGTCAGCAATCCCAATAACATGGGGGACACCCGGAACTGCCGCGCCGGTGTCAGCATAAACGATGCTGGTGCGGCGCTGGGCTACTACGTAAGCGAGGATGGTTATCCGGGCTGGATGGCGCAGAAATGGACGTATATTCCCCGCGAACTCCATGGGGGCAGACCATCGTTTATCCATGTGTTCGAGCCGCTTGAAGACGGGCAAACGCGCGGTGCCAACGTGTTTTACAGCGTGATGGAGCAGATGAAGATGCTCGACACCCTGCAAAATACGCAACTGCAGAGTGCGATCGTGAAAGCGATGTATGCGGCCACCATTGAAAGCGAACTGGATACGCAGACGGCGATGGACTTTATTCTCGGCTCTGACAGTAAAGACCAGCAAAGCAAAATGACAGGCTGGCTGGGTGAAATGGCATCGTATTACACCGCGGCGCCGGTTCGGCTCGGTGGTGCCAAAGTCCCGCACCTGATGCCTGGTGATTCACTGAATCTGCAGTCAGCACAGGATACGGATAACGGTTATTCAACATTTGAGCAGTCACTGCTGCGCTATATCGCCGCCGGGCTGGGGGTGTCATACGAGCAGCTCTCGCGTAACTATTCCCAGATGAGTTACTCCACCGCACGCGCCAGCGCCAATGAATCCTGGGCGTTCTTTATGGGTCGACGCAAGTTCGTAGCAGCCCGGCAGGCCTGTCAGATGTTTGTCTGCTGGCTGGAAGAGGCGATTGCGCGCCGGGTTGTCACGCTCCCATCCAAAGCCAGGTTCAGCTTCCAGGAAGCGAGAACTTCATGGGGTAACGCAAACTGGATCGGCTCGGGGCGCATGGCTATTGATGGCCTGAAGGAGGTGCAGGAGGCTGTAATGCTGATCGAGGCCGGCCTCAGCACCTATGAGAAGGAGTGCGCCAAACGCGGAGATGACTATCAGGAAATATTTTCTCAGCAGGTACGTGAAACTATGGAGCGCCGGAGCGCGGGTCTTAAACCCCCGGCCTGGGCGGCAGCCGCTTTTGAATCCGGGCTGAAAAAATCAAACGAGGAGGATAAAGATGACGCCAGAACTGCGTAA
- a CDS encoding phage head-tail joining protein yields the protein MATQADLEAARTALHDLMMGKRVATVQKDGRRVEFTATSVSELKKYIADLESQVGSTSRRRGPAGFYV from the coding sequence ATGGCGACACAGGCTGATCTGGAGGCAGCACGCACTGCATTACATGACCTCATGATGGGTAAACGGGTGGCAACGGTACAGAAAGATGGTCGAAGGGTGGAATTTACAGCTACCTCAGTCAGCGAGCTGAAAAAATACATTGCTGACCTCGAATCTCAGGTTGGCTCCACTTCACGGCGCCGGGGACCGGCAGGGTTTTATGTATGA
- a CDS encoding phage terminase large subunit family protein — MSITEIQMNNFVHAVREGLSVLVRPLPMTAVEWADDNYYLPKESAYQEGRWETLPFQRAIMNAMGNDYIREVNVVKSARVGYSKMLLGVYAYFIQHKQRNSLIWLPTDGDAENFMKSHVEPTIRDIPTLLALAPWYGKKHRDNTLSMKRFSNGRGFWCLGGKAAKNYREKSVDVAGYDELAAFDEDIEKEGSPTFLGDKRIEGSVWPKSIRGSTPKVRGTCQIERAAKESQHFLRFHVPCPHCGKEQYLKFGDKETPFGFKWTPGEPASVFYLCEHNACVIKQQELDFAQARYLCGETGIWTRDGLCWFSSSGTEIDPPDSVTFHIWTAYSPFTTWVQIVKDWIKTKGDTGKRKTFVNTTLGETWEPKIGDRPDADVMAERKEHFGAAVPERVAYLTAGIDSQLDRYEMRVWGWGPGEESWLIDRQIIMGRHDDEATLLRIDEAINRTYTRQNGVEMSVSRICWDIGGIDPTIVYNRSKKHGLFRLIPIKGASVYGKPVASMPRKRNKNGVYLTEVGTDTAKEQIYNRFTLVPEAGEPLAGAVHFPNNPEIYDLAEAQQLTAEEQVEKWVDGKKKIVWDSKKRRNEALDCFVYALAALRISISRWQLNLDSLLASLLEEDSGRKNHKTLADYARALSGEE; from the coding sequence ATGAGTATTACAGAAATACAGATGAATAACTTTGTTCATGCGGTAAGGGAAGGGCTCTCTGTTCTGGTCAGACCCCTGCCAATGACTGCCGTTGAATGGGCAGACGATAACTATTACCTCCCGAAAGAGTCTGCTTATCAGGAGGGACGCTGGGAAACCTTACCCTTCCAGCGTGCGATCATGAATGCCATGGGCAACGACTATATCCGTGAAGTGAATGTCGTGAAATCTGCCCGTGTTGGCTATTCAAAGATGCTGCTCGGGGTTTATGCGTATTTCATCCAGCATAAGCAGCGAAACTCTCTTATCTGGTTGCCGACTGACGGCGATGCCGAGAACTTTATGAAGTCGCATGTCGAGCCGACAATCCGTGATATTCCCACCTTGCTGGCGCTGGCTCCCTGGTATGGCAAAAAACACCGGGACAATACCCTCAGTATGAAGCGTTTTTCAAACGGGCGTGGATTCTGGTGTCTGGGGGGGAAGGCCGCAAAAAACTATCGCGAGAAATCCGTCGATGTGGCGGGCTATGACGAGCTGGCCGCCTTCGATGAGGACATAGAGAAAGAAGGCTCTCCAACCTTTCTGGGTGATAAACGAATTGAAGGCTCGGTCTGGCCCAAGTCCATCCGCGGATCCACGCCAAAAGTCAGGGGCACCTGCCAGATTGAGCGTGCCGCGAAAGAGTCGCAGCATTTTTTGCGGTTCCACGTTCCCTGCCCGCATTGCGGGAAAGAGCAGTATCTGAAATTCGGCGATAAAGAGACGCCGTTCGGCTTCAAGTGGACGCCGGGTGAGCCTGCCAGTGTGTTTTACCTTTGCGAGCATAACGCCTGTGTGATTAAGCAGCAGGAGCTCGATTTTGCGCAGGCCCGTTATCTTTGCGGGGAGACGGGGATCTGGACACGGGACGGCTTGTGCTGGTTTTCATCATCCGGTACCGAAATTGATCCACCTGACAGCGTCACTTTTCATATCTGGACTGCCTACAGTCCTTTCACGACCTGGGTGCAAATCGTCAAAGACTGGATTAAGACAAAAGGGGATACCGGCAAGCGCAAGACTTTCGTGAATACCACGCTTGGCGAAACATGGGAGCCGAAAATTGGTGACCGCCCCGATGCAGACGTAATGGCCGAACGTAAGGAGCACTTTGGTGCCGCGGTACCGGAGCGGGTGGCCTACCTGACAGCCGGTATTGACTCCCAGCTTGACCGTTATGAAATGCGGGTCTGGGGCTGGGGGCCCGGCGAAGAAAGCTGGCTTATCGACAGGCAGATCATCATGGGCCGTCATGACGATGAAGCTACTCTGCTTCGGATTGATGAGGCTATCAACCGGACATATACCCGGCAAAATGGGGTGGAAATGTCGGTTTCACGCATCTGCTGGGATATCGGCGGTATCGATCCGACCATCGTTTACAACCGCTCGAAAAAGCATGGCCTGTTCCGCCTGATACCCATTAAAGGGGCATCTGTCTACGGTAAACCCGTTGCCAGCATGCCGCGCAAACGCAACAAAAACGGTGTTTATCTCACGGAAGTGGGCACCGACACGGCTAAAGAGCAAATCTATAACCGTTTCACCCTCGTGCCAGAGGCCGGTGAACCCCTCGCCGGGGCAGTGCATTTCCCTAATAACCCTGAAATCTATGATTTAGCCGAAGCTCAGCAGCTGACAGCTGAGGAGCAGGTCGAAAAGTGGGTAGACGGTAAGAAAAAGATCGTCTGGGACAGCAAAAAGCGACGAAATGAGGCGCTCGACTGCTTTGTCTATGCACTTGCAGCCCTGCGGATCAGCATTTCGCGATGGCAGCTTAATCTCGATTCTCTTCTGGCAAGTCTGCTGGAGGAAGACAGCGGGCGTAAAAATCACAAAACCCTGGCGGATTACGCCCGGGCATTATCCGGAGAAGAATAA
- a CDS encoding terminase small subunit, with the protein MATQVEVAEHLRLTERQLRRLQKLPGAPVSKKRGELDIDEWRYFYLSYLQRNRYSRTDDGSDDDHEEALLVARIELTSEQAIAQRLKNQIAEHKVIDTAFSIFALSRLAGELASVLDSIPLSMQRRFPELNDRQLAYLKELVAKGANKCVESAERMQEFADEYYRNTDE; encoded by the coding sequence GTGGCAACTCAGGTGGAGGTGGCGGAACATTTACGCCTGACGGAACGGCAGTTGCGCAGATTGCAAAAACTACCGGGTGCGCCAGTTTCAAAGAAACGCGGTGAACTCGACATAGATGAGTGGCGCTATTTCTATCTTTCTTATCTTCAACGTAACCGCTACTCACGTACGGATGATGGCAGCGATGATGATCATGAAGAGGCGTTGCTGGTTGCCAGAATTGAGCTGACTTCTGAACAGGCGATCGCGCAGCGTTTAAAAAATCAGATAGCTGAGCATAAGGTGATTGATACGGCCTTCTCCATTTTTGCGCTATCTCGCCTGGCCGGGGAGCTGGCATCCGTTCTGGACAGCATTCCGCTTTCGATGCAGAGACGATTCCCTGAATTAAATGATCGCCAGCTGGCTTATCTCAAAGAGCTGGTTGCAAAGGGAGCTAATAAATGCGTTGAGTCTGCGGAGAGGATGCAGGAGTTTGCGGATGAGTATTACAGAAATACAGATGAATAA
- a CDS encoding GnsA/GnsB family addiction module toxin: MKIEDLTQKAEEDIAALIAKKISELRKKTGKEISEIQFVARETMTGLEGYDVKIKLL, from the coding sequence ATGAAAATTGAAGATCTGACGCAAAAGGCAGAAGAAGACATTGCTGCTCTGATAGCCAAAAAAATTTCAGAACTACGAAAAAAAACCGGAAAAGAAATTTCTGAAATTCAATTTGTTGCTCGTGAAACGATGACAGGCCTTGAAGGTTACGACGTAAAAATTAAACTACTTTAA
- a CDS encoding glycoside hydrolase family 19 protein, protein MNQKQFQKAAGLSAGLAARWYPHIDAAMKEFGISAFNDQAMFIAQLGHESAGFTSLVENFNYSVDGMKKTFGKRLTAYQCEMLGRVDGKQTARQSQIANLVYGGRMGNIAEGDGWKYRGRGLLQITGRDNYTKCGTALKLDLVSTPELLEQERHAARSAAWFFALRGCLLYSGDIVRVTQIINGGQNGLADRKVRYSRAQGALS, encoded by the coding sequence GTGAATCAGAAACAATTTCAGAAGGCGGCTGGACTAAGCGCCGGGTTAGCTGCGCGCTGGTATCCGCATATCGACGCGGCAATGAAAGAGTTCGGTATCAGCGCATTTAACGATCAGGCCATGTTCATCGCGCAGCTGGGTCACGAGTCGGCAGGCTTTACCTCGCTGGTGGAGAACTTCAACTACTCGGTCGACGGCATGAAGAAAACTTTTGGCAAGCGCCTGACGGCGTATCAGTGCGAGATGCTGGGCCGCGTTGATGGTAAGCAGACGGCCCGTCAGTCTCAAATCGCCAACCTGGTATACGGCGGACGCATGGGCAACATCGCTGAGGGCGACGGCTGGAAATATCGTGGCCGTGGCCTGCTGCAGATCACCGGGCGTGATAACTACACCAAATGCGGCACTGCCCTCAAGTTGGATCTGGTCAGTACGCCAGAGTTGCTGGAGCAGGAGCGACACGCTGCCCGGTCGGCGGCCTGGTTCTTCGCGTTACGCGGTTGCCTGCTGTACTCCGGAGATATCGTGCGCGTCACTCAGATCATCAACGGCGGGCAGAATGGGCTGGCTGACCGTAAGGTGCGTTACAGCCGGGCGCAGGGGGCGCTGTCATGA
- a CDS encoding phage holin, lambda family — protein MKMHNDPHSWTELIDLLHSWWRGETPIGAVLLSVVMAVLRIAYGGGGWKKMLLEGLMCGAMTLTAVSALDYVNLPQSLSIAIGGALGFVGVEQVRSVANRVINVRFGGDTK, from the coding sequence ATGAAAATGCATAATGACCCCCACTCCTGGACGGAGTTAATCGATCTACTCCACAGTTGGTGGCGTGGTGAAACACCCATTGGCGCTGTACTGCTTTCAGTGGTGATGGCAGTGCTGAGAATTGCCTACGGCGGCGGCGGCTGGAAAAAGATGTTGCTGGAGGGCCTGATGTGCGGCGCCATGACGTTAACGGCTGTATCCGCTCTGGATTACGTAAACCTTCCTCAATCCCTCTCCATTGCAATCGGCGGGGCGCTGGGCTTTGTCGGCGTCGAGCAGGTCCGTTCGGTGGCAAACCGAGTTATTAACGTCCGCTTTGGTGGTGACACCAAGTGA
- a CDS encoding DNA adenine methylase yields the protein MLTYDFNKLNLLKKKTVGASLGIPHIPQDVSPMRYPGGKAKLSRFMALFIVSNKLDGCTLIEPFCGGAGGTLPLLISGLIDKLVLNDLNPCIASFWRCLVKDPSSLISMIESEPVDLEAWHHWRNIYFSQELHTDLEKGFSAFFLNRTNRSGMLHAGPIGGRVQSHEKYTIDCRFNKENLIKRIELIAQHAKRIKVTENDACKSLNRRVEGEFIYADPPYVQEGKNIYNKFCFADSDHARFAKKIMRSKAHWLLSYDDHPLIHSLYSSSGMNIIELSYAINKARVGRELLIASANSRQPNLHCFDDADAPSYKQVLG from the coding sequence ATGCTTACTTATGACTTTAACAAATTGAATTTATTGAAAAAAAAGACTGTAGGCGCTAGTTTGGGCATACCTCACATACCACAAGATGTTTCACCGATGAGATATCCTGGTGGTAAGGCTAAGCTTTCAAGATTCATGGCATTATTCATCGTATCTAACAAACTTGACGGCTGTACTTTAATAGAGCCTTTTTGTGGCGGTGCTGGCGGAACGTTGCCTTTACTGATCTCTGGACTAATCGACAAGTTAGTTCTGAATGATTTAAACCCATGCATTGCTTCATTTTGGCGCTGTTTAGTGAAGGACCCTAGTTCATTAATCTCGATGATTGAATCAGAGCCTGTAGATCTTGAAGCTTGGCATCATTGGCGGAATATATATTTTTCCCAAGAATTGCATACCGATCTAGAAAAAGGGTTCTCTGCATTTTTTCTGAACCGAACAAATCGGTCTGGGATGTTACATGCTGGTCCGATCGGAGGGCGCGTTCAATCACATGAAAAATACACTATTGACTGCCGCTTTAATAAAGAGAACCTAATAAAGCGTATTGAGTTAATAGCTCAACATGCAAAGAGAATCAAAGTTACTGAAAATGACGCTTGCAAATCTTTAAATAGAAGAGTGGAAGGTGAATTCATTTATGCGGATCCACCTTATGTTCAAGAAGGAAAAAACATATACAACAAATTCTGCTTTGCAGATAGTGATCATGCTCGCTTTGCTAAAAAAATCATGCGAAGCAAAGCTCATTGGTTGTTATCGTATGATGATCATCCTTTAATACATAGCCTGTATTCTTCATCGGGCATGAATATCATTGAATTGTCTTATGCTATTAATAAGGCTAGAGTCGGAAGAGAACTGTTAATCGCGTCAGCAAATTCCCGTCAACCAAACCTACATTGCTTTGATGATGCTGACGCGCCGTCATATAAACAAGTATTGGGATAA
- a CDS encoding antiterminator Q family protein, with amino-acid sequence MRDMYEVMDLWGAWASSDNSGVDWQPIAAGFKGLLPHGKKLRPQCDDDEGIMIDGCVARLRKYKPEEYRLIIAHFVVGISLRTIAKKRKCSDGSIRKELQNALGFIEGVRSIILSEMG; translated from the coding sequence ATGCGTGATATGTATGAAGTTATGGATCTATGGGGAGCTTGGGCATCTTCAGACAACAGTGGCGTTGACTGGCAACCAATTGCGGCAGGCTTCAAAGGCCTATTGCCCCATGGTAAGAAATTACGTCCTCAATGTGATGACGATGAAGGGATCATGATTGACGGTTGCGTAGCGCGATTACGAAAATATAAACCAGAAGAGTATAGGCTAATTATCGCTCACTTTGTCGTTGGAATTTCGTTGCGAACCATTGCGAAAAAACGGAAATGTTCTGATGGGTCTATTAGGAAAGAATTGCAGAATGCTCTAGGTTTTATCGAAGGTGTAAGGAGCATTATATTATCTGAAATGGGATAA
- a CDS encoding DUF968 domain-containing protein, with protein sequence MRALLKPVIARELGVVLLKPGSELMPMFISGRVLVESQPASMASFETGRVPELRQPLASNPALRPFFLHEKVITAAGGLAGLEYWLLRHGGGTCQYQHSDYHYHELTTMRHEPGAILLCGHCDNQLREQFTERLAELARQNVIDWVLDTARSALTIDKTREISLPELCWWAVRVGVTDALPESVARDALRLPAEKQTYSESEIVPSVPATSIIAEKARALSAAPVGAPPAIKPVVGVLVDPESPQTLMKRPKRARWDKPKYLAWVKTQPCECCGRPSDDPHHLIGWGQGGMGTKAHDSLVIPLCRQHHTELHNDPVEFERKHGTQPEMIIRVLDRAFALGVLA encoded by the coding sequence ATGCGCGCATTGCTGAAACCGGTTATCGCCCGGGAGCTGGGCGTTGTGCTGCTGAAACCCGGCAGCGAGCTGATGCCCATGTTCATATCAGGGCGCGTGCTGGTGGAGAGCCAGCCTGCCAGCATGGCCAGCTTTGAGACCGGGCGAGTTCCCGAACTGCGGCAGCCGCTGGCGTCCAACCCGGCGCTGCGTCCGTTCTTCCTCCACGAAAAGGTGATCACCGCTGCTGGTGGGCTGGCTGGCCTAGAATACTGGTTGCTGCGCCACGGCGGCGGCACCTGCCAGTACCAGCACAGCGACTACCACTATCACGAACTGACTACCATGCGGCATGAGCCCGGCGCGATTCTTCTCTGTGGCCACTGCGACAACCAGCTGCGCGAGCAATTCACCGAACGCCTGGCGGAATTGGCGCGTCAGAACGTCATCGACTGGGTGCTGGACACTGCCCGGTCGGCGCTGACGATCGACAAGACTCGCGAGATATCCCTGCCTGAGTTGTGCTGGTGGGCTGTTCGTGTCGGCGTCACTGATGCGCTGCCTGAATCCGTTGCCCGCGATGCATTGCGCCTGCCGGCGGAGAAACAAACGTACAGCGAAAGCGAGATCGTACCGTCGGTACCGGCCACCAGCATCATCGCTGAGAAAGCTCGCGCGCTATCTGCAGCACCTGTAGGCGCACCACCAGCCATTAAGCCAGTCGTGGGCGTGCTGGTGGATCCTGAATCACCGCAGACCCTCATGAAACGGCCAAAGCGGGCCCGATGGGACAAACCCAAATATCTGGCATGGGTTAAGACGCAGCCCTGCGAGTGCTGCGGCAGGCCGTCAGATGATCCACACCATCTAATCGGCTGGGGCCAGGGTGGCATGGGAACGAAGGCGCACGACAGTCTCGTAATCCCCCTGTGCCGTCAGCACCATACCGAACTACATAACGATCCGGTGGAATTCGAGCGTAAGCACGGTACTCAGCCGGAAATGATAATCAGAGTGCTGGACCGGGCCTTTGCGCTCGGTGTTCTGGCTTAA
- a CDS encoding RusA family crossover junction endodeoxyribonuclease yields MGKPRMTRADKWKKRPEVLRYRAFCDHVRLLGVELPEAGAHITFILPMPPSWSKKKRQEMAGKPHQQKPDKDNLEKALMDAIYADDAHIWDSRVTKRWGEVGQIIIGEID; encoded by the coding sequence ATGGGCAAGCCAAGAATGACCCGCGCCGATAAGTGGAAGAAACGCCCGGAGGTTCTCCGTTATCGCGCGTTCTGCGATCACGTTCGGCTGCTGGGCGTCGAACTGCCGGAAGCAGGCGCACACATTACATTTATCCTCCCGATGCCCCCGAGCTGGAGCAAGAAGAAGCGCCAGGAGATGGCGGGGAAACCCCACCAGCAGAAACCCGACAAAGATAACCTGGAGAAGGCCCTGATGGATGCCATCTATGCGGATGACGCCCATATCTGGGATTCTCGAGTGACGAAGCGCTGGGGTGAGGTAGGGCAGATCATCATCGGGGAGATCGACTGA
- a CDS encoding PerC family transcriptional regulator codes for MTKLLTLKDQVAIFVRYQPNCDIKDVAEALDMASTTACKHLRALTEEGVIIRNHSGTQYSYTAAPGADIPDEVLPCMEQKSDPVKILAAETKAKELESKGLWRRAATVYTDMMAIACSSLEVARFAQCREKCLRQARR; via the coding sequence ATGACCAAACTATTAACCCTGAAAGACCAGGTGGCGATCTTTGTTCGCTACCAGCCGAACTGCGACATCAAGGATGTTGCTGAAGCGCTGGATATGGCCAGCACTACCGCCTGCAAACATCTTCGCGCGCTGACGGAAGAAGGCGTCATTATCCGCAACCACAGCGGTACGCAGTACAGCTACACCGCGGCGCCGGGCGCAGATATCCCTGATGAGGTATTGCCGTGCATGGAGCAAAAAAGCGATCCGGTAAAAATCCTCGCCGCTGAAACGAAGGCCAAAGAGCTGGAGAGCAAAGGGCTCTGGCGCCGGGCCGCAACGGTTTATACCGACATGATGGCGATCGCCTGCAGTTCGCTCGAGGTGGCCCGCTTCGCACAGTGCCGTGAAAAGTGCCTGCGTCAGGCCCGGAGATAA
- a CDS encoding replication protein P, with protein MGEIFSNRWTQKNGAEPSALWIAQIGSMTEKQIKLVCQQCMERCAAGNTWPPDLAEFVSLVSESGANHFNLTSECVMSEYRRWRNESYRYSGSDKYPWSQPVLYHICVEMRRTGVERQMTEGELKKLAEKLLTKWSKHVSNGLSVPPIRRQLAAPQHPAGPTPAQLLMDEYKRRKAAGLTN; from the coding sequence ATGGGGGAAATATTCTCGAACCGGTGGACGCAGAAGAATGGGGCGGAGCCGTCGGCGCTCTGGATCGCCCAGATAGGTTCGATGACTGAAAAGCAAATCAAGCTGGTCTGCCAGCAGTGCATGGAGCGCTGCGCAGCAGGAAACACATGGCCGCCAGATCTTGCTGAGTTTGTATCGCTCGTTTCAGAGAGCGGCGCTAACCACTTCAACCTGACTTCGGAATGTGTGATGTCGGAATACCGCCGCTGGCGTAACGAGTCCTATCGGTACTCAGGCAGCGATAAATACCCATGGTCGCAACCAGTCCTGTATCACATCTGCGTTGAGATGCGCAGAACGGGCGTGGAGCGCCAGATGACAGAGGGGGAACTTAAAAAACTGGCAGAGAAGCTGTTAACAAAATGGAGCAAGCACGTCAGTAACGGCCTTTCGGTACCACCGATTCGCCGCCAGCTTGCAGCACCGCAGCACCCGGCAGGGCCAACTCCGGCGCAGCTGCTGATGGATGAGTACAAACGCCGTAAGGCGGCAGGTTTAACTAACTGA
- a CDS encoding DnaT-like ssDNA-binding domain-containing protein: MAGDWIKMRADLHTHPKVVRIASALDADRLRVVGALHATWCLFDAHSVDGELEGYSPKTLNDMIGFEGFAQALITVGWLESNDVSLCMPRFSEHNGQSAKRRAQEADRKRNVRKMSASDADKKRTREEKRREDLNPSLNEGVEEKSEEGQPPVEPTAARYLEGLDEPIGKFTMTSAWLPSRDFRQRAAMWGIALPEPDYLATELAEFASYWESEGKVFTQVQWEQKLARHVVLVRSKKQPETGGKDNEGVRGEPTASRAVQQIQSAHAEWRRRHGLDVNGNGMAPVAGHGGNILEPVDAEEWGGAVGALDRPDRFDD, from the coding sequence ATGGCTGGAGACTGGATCAAGATGCGTGCTGATTTGCACACACACCCCAAAGTCGTCCGCATTGCGTCCGCTTTGGATGCGGACAGATTGCGCGTTGTCGGCGCACTGCATGCGACATGGTGTCTGTTTGATGCCCACTCAGTAGATGGAGAGCTAGAAGGGTACTCCCCAAAAACTCTTAACGACATGATCGGATTTGAAGGTTTCGCGCAGGCTCTTATAACTGTCGGCTGGCTTGAATCGAATGATGTAAGTCTCTGTATGCCAAGATTTTCTGAGCATAACGGGCAGTCCGCGAAGCGGCGTGCGCAGGAGGCAGACAGAAAACGAAATGTCCGCAAGATGTCCGCATCAGATGCAGACAAAAAGCGGACCAGAGAAGAGAAGAGAAGAGAAGATCTAAACCCCTCTCTTAACGAGGGCGTGGAAGAAAAATCGGAAGAGGGACAACCCCCGGTTGAGCCAACTGCAGCCCGATACCTTGAGGGTCTGGATGAGCCGATCGGTAAATTCACCATGACCAGCGCGTGGCTGCCATCCAGAGATTTTCGCCAGCGCGCGGCGATGTGGGGAATAGCTTTGCCTGAGCCTGATTACCTGGCCACTGAGCTCGCTGAGTTCGCATCGTACTGGGAGTCAGAGGGGAAGGTGTTCACCCAGGTTCAGTGGGAGCAAAAACTCGCACGGCACGTTGTGCTGGTGAGATCCAAAAAACAACCGGAAACCGGAGGTAAGGACAATGAAGGAGTTCGGGGAGAGCCTACAGCATCCAGGGCTGTTCAGCAGATTCAGTCAGCCCACGCTGAGTGGAGACGCCGCCATGGACTTGATGTCAACGGAAACGGCATGGCGCCTGTGGCAGGTCATGGGGGAAATATTCTCGAACCGGTGGACGCAGAAGAATGGGGCGGAGCCGTCGGCGCTCTGGATCGCCCAGATAGGTTCGATGACTGA